Proteins encoded within one genomic window of Cucumis sativus cultivar 9930 chromosome 3, Cucumber_9930_V3, whole genome shotgun sequence:
- the LOC101203776 gene encoding 3-ketoacyl-CoA synthase 1 has translation MESIEMDTERLTAEMELKDSSSILIRIRQRLPDFLQSVKLKYVKLGYGYSSNSATTLMFLVILPLFISLAIQLSGFKLFRVSELLPTTRLQYEIDATTAIAGLLSIFLLGFYCSKRSTPVYLVEFACHKPADARKMTVDSFLEMSAANGGFQEDALKFMSKVAKRAGLGDETYLSRGITSRPPNLCLDEARFEAETVMFGALDALFEKTGLDPSEIGILIVNCSLFNPIPSLSAMIVNHYKLRTDVKAYNLSGMGCSASPISITLAKDLLNANPNTYAVVVSTESITLNWYFGNDRSMLISNCLFRMGGAAVLLSNKHTDRSRSKYELIHTIRTHKGADDESYNCVYQKEDEEGKIGVSLARELMAVASETLKTNITTLGPLVLPFSEQFAFFVSMLKRKVLKAKVKPYVPDFKLAFEHFCIHAGGRAVLDALQKNLQLSEWHMEPSRMTLYRFGNTSSSSLWYELAYTEAKNRVTKGHRIWQVAFGAGFKCNSAVWKALREIPASECERVNPWIDSIDNFPVKVPVE, from the coding sequence ATGGAGAGCATAGAGATGGATACAGAGAGATTAACGGCAGAAATGGAGCTTAAGGACTCCTCTTCCATCCTTATCAGAATCCGGCAACGCTTGCCGGACTTTCTACAGTCAGTCAAGcttaaatatgtaaaattgGGATATGGGTACTCATCCAACTCTGCCACTACTCTTATGTTCCTCGTCATTTTGCCTCTGTTTATTTCCCTCGCTATTCAACTTTCCGGTTTCAAACTCTTCCGAGTATCTGAGTTACTGCCGACCACAAGATTACAATATGAGATTGATGCAACTACGGCCATAGCCGGTTTGCTGTCGATATTTCTCCTTGGCTTCTACTGTTCCAAGCGATCCACGCCGGTTTATCTGGTGGAGTTTGCCTGTCACAAACCAGCGGACGCGAGGAAGATGACGGTGGACAGTTTCCTGGAAATGAGTGCAGCGAACGGTGGCTTTCAAGAAGATGCCCTTAAGTTTATGTCGAAAGTAGCAAAACGAGCCGGTCTTGGCGACGAAACCTACTTGTCGAGAGGAATTACTTCTCGGCCGCCGAATTTGTGTCTTGACGAAGCACGCTTCGAAGCGGAGACTGTAATGTTCGGCGCCCTCGATGCTCTCTTCGAGAAAACCGGCTTGGACCCGAGTGAAATAGGAATTCTAATCGTCAATTGCAGCTTATTCAACCCCATACCATCGCTGTCCGCAATGATCGTTAACCACTACAAGCTTCGAACCGACGTTAAAGCCTACAATCTCAGTGGAATGGGATGTAGCGCAAGCCCTATCTCGATTACGCTTGCTAAGGACCTTCTCAACGCTAACCCTAACACGTACGCCGTAGTTGTGAGCACCGAAAGTATAACCCTAAATTGGTACTTTGGTAACGATCGTTCGATGCTGATTAGCAATTGTCTGTTTCGGATGGGAGGAGCCGCCGTGCTGTTATCGAACAAGCACACGGATCGATCCCGCTCAAAATACGAGTTGATTCACACGATTCGGACTCACAAAGGAGCTGACGACGAAAGCTATAATTGCGTTTATCAGAAAGAGGACGAGGAAGGGAAAATTGGAGTTTCACTCGCGCGCGAATTAATGGCGGTTGCAAGTGAAACATTAAAGACGAACATCACGACTCTAGGCCCTTTGGTACTACCATTTTCAGAGCAATTCGCCTTCTTCGTCTCAATGTTGAAAAGGAAAGTACTGAAAGCAAAGGTAAAACCGTACGTACCAGATTTTAAGCTCGCATTCGAGCATTTCTGTATCCATGCCGGCGGAAGAGCGGTGCTGGACGCTCTGCAGAAGAACCTCCAACTGAGTGAATGGCACATGGAACCCTCGAGAATGACGCTGTACCGATTTGGGAACACATCGAGTAGTTCCTTGTGGTACGAATTGGCATACACAGAAGCAAAGAATCGCGTCACAAAAGGCCACCGTATCTGGCAGGTGGCTTTCGGAGCGGGATTCAAGTGTAACAGCGCGGTTTGGAAGGCGCTGAGAGAAATTCCGGCAAGCGAGTGCGAGCGAGTTAACCCATGGATCGACTCAATCGATAACTTTCCGGTGAAGGTTCCTGTTGAATAA